A single Aminobacterium mobile DSM 12262 DNA region contains:
- a CDS encoding ABC transporter permease, whose amino-acid sequence MKNYWARRIAGSILVLFIVLVLNFLLFRLMPGDPVGTILDPRFSPEAKMELQRLYGLDKPLETQFILYMKQMVTFHFGLSFLTARPIWEELSSRLPNTIALLGSALLLSAGIGTWLGIRAALQRGCWGERIVLWGGALSFSFPSFFLQLILLMAFAYALPLFPLRGSVSIPPPQGFWVSIIDYVWHLMLPVGSLVLLSFGGWALYVRNLMVKVLGEDFIAMGKARGLPKKRIVWNHAFRTLIPPLLTILLLSIPGIISGAVITETVFSLHGVGRFLFDSVTGRDYPAASAAFYLLALLTIFSNLAADLLYGIVDPRVRFERREK is encoded by the coding sequence ATGAAAAATTACTGGGCTCGACGAATAGCAGGCTCCATTCTCGTTCTGTTCATTGTTCTTGTCTTAAATTTTTTGCTCTTCCGCCTTATGCCGGGAGATCCTGTAGGAACCATTCTGGATCCCAGATTTTCTCCTGAAGCCAAGATGGAATTGCAACGTCTATACGGTCTGGATAAGCCTCTGGAGACTCAATTTATTCTCTATATGAAACAAATGGTCACTTTCCATTTTGGATTGTCTTTTCTCACCGCTCGGCCTATTTGGGAAGAGCTATCCTCCCGTCTCCCCAATACTATTGCGCTGCTCGGATCAGCGTTGCTCCTTTCTGCAGGTATTGGCACATGGCTTGGTATACGAGCTGCGTTACAAAGGGGGTGCTGGGGAGAGAGAATTGTTCTATGGGGCGGCGCTCTTTCCTTCTCTTTTCCTTCTTTCTTTTTGCAACTCATTCTACTTATGGCTTTTGCTTACGCTCTTCCCCTCTTCCCACTTCGAGGCAGTGTCTCCATCCCTCCTCCTCAAGGATTCTGGGTCTCCATAATCGACTACGTGTGGCATCTTATGTTGCCTGTAGGATCTTTAGTCCTTCTCAGTTTTGGAGGATGGGCTCTCTATGTGCGAAACCTTATGGTGAAAGTTTTGGGGGAAGATTTTATTGCCATGGGAAAGGCTCGAGGCCTCCCGAAAAAACGAATTGTCTGGAATCACGCTTTCCGCACTCTTATCCCTCCCCTCCTCACTATTTTGCTCCTCTCCATACCAGGGATTATTTCAGGGGCAGTCATTACAGAAACTGTTTTCTCTCTGCATGGAGTAGGTCGTTTCCTCTTCGATTCTGTAACCGGTCGCGACTATCCTGCTGCCAGCGCTGCCTTCTATCTTCTCGCTTTACTGACAATTTTCAGCAACCTGGCTGCTGACCTTCTTTACGGCATAGTAGACCCGAGGGTTCGTTTTGAAAGGAGAGAAAAATAA